In the genome of Nitrospirota bacterium, one region contains:
- a CDS encoding cobyrinate a,c-diamide synthase, protein MWNVPRLIVSATRGGLGKTTIAIGITAAWRRQGRQVAVFKKGPDFIDAGWLGRAAGRPCYNLDLFMMEGESILRSFQQHTDGVDAALIEGNRGLFDGIDESGRYSTARLAKLLNTPVLLIVDCTKASSTIGAVVLGCRTYDPGVDIRGIILNNVSPGRHETVIRKAIEQSSGIPVVGAMPRQKNGEFPERHMGLTPFHEHPEVEQAISASATAATKYLDLSMVWEIGRNAPELDVPEAVASPDRFSGENKHAVIGVIRDTAFQFYYPDNLEALEQQGASLREINALHDRELPDIDALYIGGGFPETQAAELAANESFCRSVKAAAEGGLPIYAECGGFIYLGRSLTVGEKSYPMTSVLPIDFILEKRPQAHGYTVMETGTESPFLDSGVIIKGHEFHYSRPQAGEVLQPMAYHMSRGHGIDGKGDGIVYKNVLAAYTHLHALGTPEWSAALVKKAREYRKSRQAA, encoded by the coding sequence ATGTGGAATGTCCCGAGGCTGATCGTTTCAGCAACACGCGGGGGTCTGGGCAAGACCACCATCGCGATCGGCATAACCGCTGCGTGGCGCAGGCAGGGCAGGCAGGTGGCGGTTTTTAAAAAAGGCCCTGATTTTATTGACGCGGGATGGCTTGGCAGGGCGGCAGGCAGGCCGTGCTATAACCTCGACCTCTTCATGATGGAGGGGGAGAGCATCCTTCGCTCTTTTCAGCAACATACCGACGGCGTTGATGCGGCATTGATCGAAGGCAACCGGGGCCTCTTTGACGGCATTGACGAATCCGGGCGCTACAGCACGGCACGATTGGCAAAACTGCTCAACACGCCTGTTCTCCTTATCGTGGATTGCACCAAGGCCTCAAGCACCATCGGGGCCGTTGTCCTGGGATGCCGGACGTATGATCCCGGGGTGGATATCCGGGGGATCATTCTGAACAATGTATCGCCCGGCAGGCACGAGACGGTGATCAGGAAAGCCATAGAACAGAGCAGCGGCATTCCGGTCGTTGGCGCAATGCCCCGGCAGAAGAACGGTGAATTTCCCGAACGGCACATGGGGCTTACCCCGTTCCATGAGCATCCTGAAGTCGAGCAGGCGATCAGCGCATCAGCAACCGCGGCGACAAAATATCTTGATCTCTCGATGGTATGGGAGATCGGCCGTAATGCGCCGGAACTGGATGTCCCGGAAGCCGTTGCTTCTCCGGACCGGTTCTCGGGTGAAAACAAACACGCAGTGATCGGAGTTATCAGAGATACCGCGTTTCAGTTCTACTATCCGGATAATTTAGAGGCGCTCGAACAACAGGGAGCATCCCTCAGGGAGATCAACGCACTTCATGATAGGGAACTTCCTGATATTGACGCCCTGTATATAGGCGGCGGCTTCCCCGAGACACAGGCCGCGGAATTGGCAGCGAATGAAAGTTTCTGCAGATCGGTCAAGGCCGCGGCAGAAGGCGGGCTTCCCATCTATGCCGAGTGCGGTGGTTTCATTTATCTCGGCAGGAGTTTGACGGTCGGTGAAAAGAGCTATCCCATGACGTCGGTCCTGCCGATCGACTTTATTCTTGAAAAAAGGCCGCAGGCGCATGGATATACTGTTATGGAAACCGGGACCGAGAGCCCGTTCCTTGACAGCGGTGTTATAATAAAGGGCCATGAATTTCACTATTCCCGTCCCCAGGCCGGTGAAGTACTGCAACCGATGGCGTATCATATGAGCCGCGGTCACGGGATCGACGGCAAAGGCGACGGGATCGTATATAAAAATGTGCTTGCCGCGTACACTCATCTCCATGCGCTCGGTACGCCGGAGTGGTCCGCGGCCCTG
- the dsrB gene encoding dissimilatory-type sulfite reductase subunit beta, with amino-acid sequence MADKPKRITDIGAPHYSKFMSPVMTKNYGKWKYHEQINKGAMKHVSETGDELYTVRMASPRLVSSDFIREVCDLAEKFCGGYLRFTTRNNIEFFPDKAQLEPLQAELKKRGHLVGGIGYGISNVVHTQGWIHCHTPATDASGVVKAVMDELHEYFTTKTLPARVRIALACCLNMCGAVHCSDIAILGIHRKPPKVNEKTIANQCEIPTTIASCPTGAIAPNPAAKSVKIKEERCMYCGNCYTMCPSLPLADAQGDGISIYVGGKVSSARGVPRMSKLAIPFLPNNPPRWPEVVQAVKHIVEIYAKDAHKHERVGEWIERIGWERFFKMTGIPFTYQHIDDFTFARETFRMTPTFKWE; translated from the coding sequence ATGGCTGACAAACCGAAAAGAATAACCGATATTGGAGCTCCTCACTACAGCAAATTTATGTCTCCCGTGATGACGAAGAACTACGGGAAATGGAAGTACCATGAACAGATCAATAAGGGTGCGATGAAGCACGTCTCCGAGACCGGCGACGAACTCTATACCGTGCGTATGGCATCCCCCCGTCTGGTGAGCAGTGATTTTATTCGCGAAGTATGCGACCTTGCAGAGAAGTTCTGCGGAGGATATCTGCGCTTCACCACACGGAATAACATCGAGTTCTTCCCCGATAAAGCCCAGCTGGAGCCTCTCCAGGCCGAGCTCAAGAAACGCGGCCATCTGGTCGGCGGCATCGGCTATGGCATCAGCAACGTGGTGCATACCCAGGGCTGGATCCACTGCCACACCCCGGCAACGGACGCTTCCGGCGTCGTGAAGGCGGTCATGGACGAGCTGCATGAATATTTCACCACCAAGACCCTGCCGGCCCGCGTGCGCATTGCGCTCGCCTGCTGCCTCAATATGTGCGGCGCGGTGCACTGCTCCGACATCGCCATCCTCGGTATTCACCGCAAGCCGCCGAAGGTGAACGAGAAGACGATCGCGAACCAGTGCGAGATCCCCACAACCATCGCTTCGTGCCCGACCGGCGCCATCGCCCCGAACCCGGCCGCGAAGTCCGTTAAGATCAAGGAAGAGCGCTGCATGTACTGCGGCAACTGTTACACAATGTGTCCTTCGCTCCCGCTCGCGGATGCACAAGGCGACGGTATCTCCATCTATGTGGGCGGCAAAGTCTCGAGCGCACGCGGTGTGCCTCGCATGTCCAAGCTGGCCATCCCGTTCCTTCCGAACAATCCGCCACGCTGGCCCGAGGTCGTGCAGGCTGTAAAGCACATCGTGGAAATCTATGCCAAGGACGCGCACAAGCATGAGCGCGTGGGCGAATGGATCGAGCGCATCGGCTGGGAGCGGTTCTTCAAGATGACCGGGATTCCGTTCACCTATCAGCACATTGATGACTTCACTTTTGCACGCGAGACGTTCAGAATGACCCCGACCTTCAAGTGGGAATAG